A portion of the Halobacillus ihumii genome contains these proteins:
- a CDS encoding spore germination protein GerPE, translating into MKNKRIAIAQSAHVNSVTIGSGLLIGDLNQMTPRSRAIAVQREGPHTIKDNVSFSTYPIFQREPSPMLPPLTISTSFHHVDPEICVDSMFILGASTASAIQIGGIDNIDAHARVKHIRILSDER; encoded by the coding sequence TTGAAGAATAAGCGCATCGCTATTGCCCAATCAGCCCATGTTAATTCAGTTACCATCGGTTCCGGGCTTCTAATTGGCGACCTAAACCAAATGACTCCACGCTCACGAGCTATTGCTGTACAAAGAGAGGGGCCTCATACTATTAAAGATAATGTGTCCTTTTCTACTTACCCTATTTTCCAGCGAGAGCCATCGCCCATGCTCCCTCCTCTTACGATTTCAACCTCCTTTCACCACGTGGATCCCGAAATTTGTGTTGACTCCATGTTCATACTTGGGGCCTCTACGGCTTCAGCTATTCAAATTGGAGGCATTGACAACATCGATGCCCATGCCCGCGTTAAACATATCCGAATCCTAAGTGACGAACGGTAG
- a CDS encoding chromate transporter yields the protein MSLQTMKNNIAGRELLVLFRIFITFMKISPLTFGGGIAMIPHIEREIVRKRGWFAKEDVPSIVAIAQSAPGSIAINASIYMGHKVQGVPGAIAAMAGMLLPANLIIIVLTYLYLTYQDLAIVQDAFKGIRPAIIGLILYAACKIGKLSISDPFTLLLFAAAAGLLFGLAVSPVFLIIGGGLAGWLYSMCRHKRS from the coding sequence TTGTCACTACAAACCATGAAAAACAACATAGCCGGCCGCGAATTGCTCGTGCTGTTCAGGATCTTTATAACCTTTATGAAAATAAGCCCCCTTACCTTTGGCGGTGGAATTGCCATGATCCCCCACATTGAAAGAGAAATCGTCCGAAAGCGGGGGTGGTTTGCAAAGGAGGATGTCCCAAGCATTGTAGCGATCGCGCAATCAGCACCGGGGTCCATCGCTATAAATGCCTCCATTTATATGGGGCACAAAGTTCAGGGGGTTCCAGGAGCGATAGCCGCCATGGCTGGCATGCTGCTGCCAGCGAACCTGATTATCATTGTCTTAACCTACCTGTATTTAACTTACCAGGATCTTGCCATCGTGCAGGATGCCTTTAAAGGGATACGTCCCGCTATTATTGGACTGATTCTGTATGCTGCTTGTAAAATAGGCAAGTTATCGATTAGTGATCCGTTCACACTGCTGCTGTTCGCAGCAGCTGCTGGTTTGCTTTTCGGTCTGGCTGTTTCCCCTGTCTTTTTAATTATCGGTGGAGGGTTGGCAGGCTGGCTCTACTCCATGTGTCGTCATAAAAGGAGCTGA
- a CDS encoding DUF418 domain-containing protein produces MKQHPTPLQEADRLDWIDAARGFAIFGIFMVNVPAFNAPYFLYGGEEYFWSSPLSHSVQTVIDIFFQASFYTLFSLLFGFGLQMMKDRLDQKEIPYRSVLLRRLLLLIGFGLIHSFLIWHGDILLSYGVFGLVLFAFFPVSSRTLLLWAYAMLAFLVIPLTLSLYAMRDHLGGFYNQEAINAAKRNYGEGSLLDIWQQNAVDWSYVNNVGSIPFLAFSLIPMFLFGMYLARKRWLHTPEQFLSPMKRLWAVTGIIFILFKAGPYLFGNPEWFQLLQDNVGGTASAFFYVLSVTLLFRTNGGRRLLRPLRWVGRMSLSNYIFQSVISFFLFYSIGLGWYGQVPPVMSVLIVLVVFTLQIMLSKAWLTTYRFGPLEWLWRTLTYRKKQPLKRKGKQSA; encoded by the coding sequence ATGAAACAACATCCAACACCACTTCAAGAAGCAGACCGGCTCGATTGGATAGATGCAGCCAGAGGGTTCGCAATATTCGGGATTTTTATGGTGAATGTGCCAGCGTTCAATGCTCCGTACTTTTTATATGGGGGAGAGGAGTATTTCTGGTCATCACCGCTAAGTCATAGTGTTCAAACAGTCATCGATATTTTTTTTCAGGCCAGTTTCTACACGTTATTTTCATTATTATTTGGCTTTGGTTTGCAAATGATGAAGGATCGCTTAGATCAGAAAGAAATTCCTTATCGCTCAGTGCTCTTAAGAAGGCTGCTCCTATTAATAGGGTTTGGGCTTATTCATAGCTTTCTCATATGGCATGGTGATATTTTATTATCTTATGGTGTATTTGGTTTAGTGTTATTTGCTTTTTTTCCTGTCTCTTCACGTACACTTTTACTATGGGCATATGCTATGCTTGCATTTCTTGTCATCCCGCTCACACTTTCCTTGTATGCTATGCGGGATCACCTCGGAGGTTTTTATAATCAGGAAGCGATTAATGCCGCCAAACGGAATTATGGGGAAGGAAGTTTACTGGATATATGGCAGCAAAATGCCGTGGACTGGTCGTATGTTAACAATGTAGGCTCCATCCCGTTTCTGGCTTTCAGTCTCATCCCAATGTTTTTGTTTGGCATGTATTTGGCTAGAAAAAGATGGCTTCATACACCCGAGCAATTTTTATCTCCTATGAAACGGTTATGGGCAGTGACAGGGATTATTTTTATTCTGTTTAAAGCCGGTCCTTATTTGTTTGGAAATCCTGAATGGTTCCAGCTTCTTCAGGATAATGTGGGAGGAACTGCATCAGCTTTCTTTTATGTGTTATCTGTTACGCTGTTGTTCAGAACGAATGGAGGGAGGAGGCTTTTAAGGCCGCTAAGATGGGTTGGTCGAATGTCTTTATCCAATTATATCTTTCAGTCGGTGATCAGTTTTTTCCTTTTTTACTCTATCGGTTTGGGGTGGTATGGACAGGTACCGCCCGTGATGAGTGTTTTGATCGTATTGGTCGTATTCACCTTACAAATTATGCTAAGTAAAGCCTGGCTTACAACGTATCGTTTTGGCCCGCTGGAATGGCTTTGGCGGACGTTGACATATAGGAAGAAACAGCCGTTGAAGCGAAAAGGCAAGCAGTCTGCATAA
- a CDS encoding spore gernimation protein GerPD, producing MNYTVYNYGLHVGKIDVTGVASSSVFLIGDSETIRLQSFFDTPPESLVIGPFVPIEEEGTFEEASPVEE from the coding sequence ATGAATTACACCGTGTACAATTACGGGTTGCACGTCGGAAAGATTGATGTCACAGGTGTAGCCTCCTCCTCTGTTTTTTTAATTGGCGACAGTGAGACCATCCGACTTCAATCCTTTTTTGATACCCCGCCGGAATCATTAGTGATCGGTCCATTTGTTCCTATAGAAGAGGAAGGTACCTTCGAGGAGGCCTCTCCAGTTGAAGAATAA
- a CDS encoding DUF2157 domain-containing protein, producing MRRIQLEKESKHWVHDGIITEHQRDQILNRHASPQHPLLFTFAAIFIGLGFLTFIASNWSGIPDMGKLSIIIGFLLLFSIGGEVIYRTYSKPMGRSLLLLGILVFGAGQFLIGQMYHYHSFSALPFFIWSAAAFLVFLIFSEQSFFIATLVILTVGQVYSGFVYQDYHIGMGCLFLIGLGWFVYKRQDPISSLLFAASYLIQSLILVFSLQFSYYWLILLFFALYIVSHLVRGQSHLKSFGGLAVWAIFILNVFQVFLLGQESEHVEYSEIFFLIWTVFFVYAVLQSALESTKFYWIDLVLFIPVFRIGAGDFLSLFILFIYSLGWLLAGYKRERSEWVNKGTFAFLFTTFVAYFQLAWDFMDRSLFFFIGGILLFLLSYFLERKRRAIGKERIAS from the coding sequence ATGAGACGGATTCAGTTAGAAAAGGAGTCAAAGCATTGGGTACATGATGGCATTATCACAGAACATCAAAGAGACCAAATTCTCAACCGTCATGCTTCACCACAGCACCCATTGTTGTTTACGTTTGCAGCGATTTTCATCGGTCTTGGTTTTTTAACATTTATTGCATCAAACTGGTCCGGCATTCCGGATATGGGAAAACTGTCTATCATCATCGGTTTTTTACTGCTTTTTTCTATTGGAGGCGAGGTCATTTACCGAACCTATTCAAAACCAATGGGACGCAGTCTGTTGCTGCTCGGAATTCTCGTATTCGGAGCAGGCCAGTTTTTAATCGGGCAGATGTACCATTATCACTCCTTTAGTGCTTTACCTTTTTTCATCTGGTCTGCCGCAGCTTTCCTTGTGTTTCTCATATTTTCAGAGCAAAGTTTTTTCATAGCCACCCTTGTGATCTTAACGGTGGGGCAAGTGTATAGCGGATTTGTATATCAGGATTATCATATTGGAATGGGTTGTTTGTTTCTCATTGGATTAGGTTGGTTTGTCTATAAACGGCAGGACCCGATAAGCAGTCTGTTATTTGCGGCGAGCTATTTGATTCAGAGTCTGATTCTGGTTTTCTCTTTACAATTTTCCTATTACTGGCTGATCTTGCTTTTCTTCGCATTGTACATTGTCAGCCACCTCGTACGTGGTCAGTCTCATTTGAAATCGTTTGGCGGCCTCGCTGTTTGGGCGATTTTTATCTTGAATGTATTTCAAGTGTTTCTCTTAGGGCAGGAAAGTGAGCACGTCGAGTATTCAGAGATCTTTTTCCTGATCTGGACCGTGTTCTTTGTTTACGCAGTACTTCAGTCGGCTCTTGAGTCGACGAAGTTTTATTGGATTGACTTAGTCTTGTTTATCCCTGTTTTTCGAATAGGAGCTGGAGATTTCCTTTCTCTATTCATTCTATTTATCTATTCACTTGGCTGGCTGCTGGCTGGGTATAAGCGGGAACGGTCAGAATGGGTAAATAAAGGTACATTTGCTTTTCTCTTCACGACGTTCGTAGCCTATTTTCAACTAGCCTGGGACTTTATGGATCGTTCGCTATTTTTCTTTATTGGCGGTATCCTTCTGTTCTTGCTGAGCTATTTCCTGGAACGTAAGCGACGAGCTATAGGGAAGGAGAGGATAGCGTCATGA
- the gerPC gene encoding spore germination protein GerPC has protein sequence MNNYYQSWNHWISQVMQQIQEQQQTIERLTQQVEHLQSQQHPNTVIEKIEYHFDQLKIETLEGTLQIGLTPNGTDGNILEDLYTPDTQKTETDPYLHELMQDGVPQYIDNYVNEYGLHLGDKHREHMIADINKQLPERFTFHQNQHPDLEPSAIVQKLHQEVRHSVAQYFTSKEGENFE, from the coding sequence TTGAACAACTACTACCAGTCATGGAATCATTGGATCAGCCAAGTCATGCAGCAAATTCAGGAGCAACAGCAAACCATTGAACGCCTTACTCAACAGGTCGAACACTTACAATCCCAACAGCACCCTAATACCGTAATTGAAAAAATCGAATATCATTTTGACCAATTAAAAATAGAAACACTTGAAGGAACCCTGCAAATTGGACTGACTCCAAATGGAACAGATGGAAACATCCTTGAAGACCTGTACACCCCAGACACTCAAAAAACTGAAACTGATCCATATCTTCATGAATTGATGCAGGACGGGGTCCCTCAGTATATTGATAACTATGTAAATGAATATGGACTTCACCTTGGTGACAAACACCGGGAGCATATGATTGCGGATATCAATAAACAGCTGCCAGAACGCTTTACTTTTCACCAAAATCAGCATCCAGATCTTGAACCGTCCGCGATTGTTCAGAAATTACACCAGGAAGTCCGGCATTCCGTGGCTCAATACTTCACATCGAAGGAAGGAGAGAATTTCGAATGA
- a CDS encoding GDYXXLXY domain-containing protein, giving the protein MKRVYFYIVVGLQVLFLAGMAYSYYAMDVYGETIRLKTAPVDPRDPFYGDYVTLNYEVEQIPEEKWVGESPERREVVHLLLSPNESGIYELIKASSHSLAVSDDQVVIKAQLERHNEQLNFYNVSIGLNRYYVEENTGRQIEQAGGNHEVEIVVAPWGQKKITSIESVDR; this is encoded by the coding sequence ATGAAGCGAGTTTACTTCTACATTGTTGTCGGATTACAAGTTTTGTTTCTTGCTGGAATGGCCTATTCTTATTACGCAATGGATGTTTATGGGGAAACTATACGACTGAAAACAGCCCCAGTCGATCCCAGAGATCCTTTCTACGGAGATTACGTCACCTTAAATTATGAAGTAGAACAAATTCCTGAGGAAAAATGGGTAGGTGAATCTCCGGAACGACGTGAGGTCGTACATTTACTGTTGAGTCCAAATGAATCAGGGATCTATGAACTTATTAAAGCCTCTTCTCATTCACTTGCGGTATCTGATGATCAAGTGGTGATCAAAGCGCAGCTTGAGCGGCATAACGAACAACTCAATTTTTATAATGTTAGTATTGGTTTAAACAGGTATTATGTCGAGGAGAATACAGGCAGACAGATTGAGCAGGCAGGAGGGAACCACGAGGTAGAGATTGTTGTAGCGCCGTGGGGACAAAAGAAAATAACAAGCATTGAATCAGTTGACCGTTGA
- a CDS encoding NAD(P)/FAD-dependent oxidoreductase — protein MYSSENVSDVIIIGGGPTGLFAAFYAGMREMSVKVMDSLPQLGGQLMALYPEKYIYDVAGAPKVSAKDLVHQLEEQARQFDPDICLEENVQDVEKLEECLFKVTTTKQVHYAKTVLITSGAGAFQPRRLKHEAAQLYEGKNLFYSVTDLEAHKGSRVCISGGGDSAVDWALMLKDVAKEVTLVHRRDQFRAHESSVNQLRETNVQIKTPRGIDQLVGTDDYIESVVLKEPKGETTENLEIDSLIVNHGFLSSLGAIKEWGLELEKNSIVVNQKMETNIPGIYAAGDITTYDGKVKLIATGFGEAPTAISQIKHYIDPEARVQPPHSTRVLGGE, from the coding sequence ATGTACAGTTCTGAAAACGTTAGTGATGTGATCATTATAGGGGGAGGCCCGACGGGGTTATTTGCGGCTTTCTATGCCGGCATGAGGGAAATGTCCGTGAAGGTCATGGATAGCTTGCCCCAGCTTGGCGGCCAGTTGATGGCTTTGTATCCCGAGAAGTACATTTATGATGTAGCAGGAGCCCCTAAAGTGTCAGCGAAAGATTTAGTTCACCAACTCGAGGAGCAAGCGAGGCAATTTGATCCGGACATTTGCCTCGAGGAAAATGTTCAGGACGTTGAAAAGCTTGAGGAATGTCTTTTTAAAGTGACCACAACGAAACAGGTGCATTATGCGAAGACCGTGTTGATTACGAGCGGGGCGGGGGCCTTTCAGCCACGTCGTCTCAAACACGAAGCGGCTCAGCTATATGAAGGCAAGAACCTTTTCTATTCGGTGACTGATCTTGAAGCTCATAAAGGCAGCAGGGTCTGTATTTCAGGCGGCGGCGATTCGGCTGTGGACTGGGCACTGATGCTGAAGGATGTGGCAAAAGAAGTAACGCTGGTTCATCGGCGTGATCAATTCAGGGCCCACGAATCAAGCGTTAATCAATTAAGAGAAACAAATGTTCAAATCAAGACACCTCGAGGAATCGATCAATTGGTTGGGACGGATGATTATATTGAATCTGTTGTCTTAAAAGAACCAAAAGGGGAGACGACAGAAAACCTTGAAATTGATTCTTTAATCGTTAACCATGGTTTTCTTTCCAGTCTGGGTGCGATAAAGGAATGGGGATTGGAACTTGAAAAGAACTCCATCGTTGTCAATCAGAAGATGGAAACCAATATTCCGGGAATTTACGCTGCCGGCGACATCACAACTTACGACGGGAAAGTAAAATTAATCGCCACTGGTTTTGGAGAAGCTCCTACTGCGATAAGCCAGATTAAGCATTACATTGATCCGGAGGCAAGAGTCCAGCCGCCTCACAGTACTCGCGTTTTAGGCGGAGAGTAA
- a CDS encoding spore germination protein encodes MPAQVGMVKVLSVSTSSIFNIGDVYSMAPAASVKTFAGGGSFNTGTGIRVNIDRSATYINDREEVDQSIVNS; translated from the coding sequence ATGCCCGCACAAGTTGGAATGGTAAAAGTACTAAGTGTGTCCACTTCCAGTATCTTCAACATTGGAGATGTCTACAGCATGGCGCCCGCAGCTTCTGTTAAAACCTTTGCAGGGGGCGGTTCCTTTAATACAGGTACTGGCATTCGTGTAAATATAGATCGATCAGCCACCTACATCAATGATCGGGAAGAAGTTGATCAATCAATCGTTAACTCCTAG
- a CDS encoding chromate transporter, producing MVLFNLFVEFFKIGLFGFGGGYAMIPLMAQAVREHHWIPQQQFTDIIAIAGSAPGPIATNTALFIGYQTSGVPGALMAAAGNLLPSLLMVLLLIKVITNHARPNVLNRSLYGIHPVITALILYAGVRMGVENELFSQAAEYSQYGIMVLSIILFYKKVSPLWVIGLAGIAGILIYS from the coding sequence ATGGTTTTATTCAATCTCTTCGTCGAATTTTTTAAAATAGGCCTGTTCGGGTTTGGCGGAGGGTATGCCATGATTCCGCTGATGGCTCAAGCGGTTCGTGAACATCACTGGATCCCGCAACAGCAGTTCACAGATATTATCGCAATAGCAGGTTCGGCGCCAGGTCCGATTGCGACGAATACAGCATTATTCATCGGTTATCAAACCTCGGGGGTGCCTGGGGCTCTCATGGCAGCCGCAGGAAATTTATTACCGTCGCTGTTAATGGTGCTGCTGTTAATCAAAGTGATAACTAACCATGCTCGTCCGAATGTGTTAAACCGCAGTTTATATGGAATTCATCCTGTCATTACAGCGCTGATTTTATATGCGGGCGTTCGAATGGGAGTCGAGAATGAGTTATTTTCGCAAGCGGCTGAATACTCTCAATATGGAATTATGGTTTTGTCAATCATCCTTTTTTACAAAAAGGTATCTCCTCTTTGGGTGATTGGACTTGCCGGAATCGCAGGTATTCTGATTTATAGTTGA
- a CDS encoding spore germination protein, whose product MPAIVGPIRINSVGGGVVNFGDAFYLAPKSTSKTNAGSGALNTGDFICTNNGISSTNPFDPDVNDQNVTANR is encoded by the coding sequence ATGCCAGCCATAGTCGGCCCGATTCGTATTAATAGTGTAGGCGGAGGTGTCGTGAACTTCGGGGATGCTTTTTATCTTGCACCTAAAAGTACGAGTAAAACGAATGCCGGTTCAGGAGCGTTAAATACGGGTGACTTTATATGTACAAATAACGGGATCAGTTCCACCAATCCATTTGATCCAGACGTGAATGATCAAAATGTGACCGCCAACAGATAA
- the betB gene encoding betaine-aldehyde dehydrogenase, translated as MTKMFINGQWVAAASGRTRTIINPFNQESIAQVAEGNETDTQLAIDAAREAFDKGGWRHMPGSERGKLVLKIAELIERDQQELAELETLDTGKTMTESLADMADIAEVFRYYGGLADKDGGEVIESPIPESRSKVVREPVGVCGQITPWNYPLLQGSWKLAPALAAGNTLIIKPSEITPLTTIKVTELIEEAGIPEGVVNLVMGSGAETGQILAESHSVDLISFTGGIETGRKVMTAAAENFKKIALELGGKNPNIVFADADFKTAVDQAMNAIFFHAGQVCSAGARLLVQEELHDDFVEALVERTKQIKLGSGFDDTTQSGPLISKEHREKVEQYIQIGIDEGADLVVGGKRPQAEELQSGFFLEPTIFTNCRSSMRIVQEETFGPLLTVERFSTEEEAVQTANDSKYGLAGAVWTTDIRKAERVSSELRMGTVWINDFHPYFAQAPWGGYKSSGIGRELGKQGLEEYTEVKHVFENTNPAPLNWFK; from the coding sequence ATGACAAAAATGTTTATTAACGGCCAATGGGTTGCTGCTGCAAGCGGCCGTACACGCACAATCATCAATCCGTTCAATCAAGAAAGTATTGCCCAAGTGGCAGAAGGGAATGAAACGGATACTCAATTGGCGATTGACGCTGCTAGAGAAGCTTTCGATAAGGGTGGCTGGCGTCATATGCCGGGTTCAGAACGTGGAAAACTCGTCTTGAAAATTGCTGAACTTATTGAGCGTGATCAGCAGGAATTAGCTGAATTGGAAACGCTGGATACAGGTAAAACGATGACGGAAAGTCTGGCCGACATGGCGGATATCGCAGAAGTGTTTCGTTACTACGGAGGGCTTGCTGACAAAGATGGCGGTGAAGTGATCGAATCGCCTATCCCTGAATCTAGAAGTAAAGTAGTCCGCGAGCCTGTTGGGGTTTGTGGGCAGATTACACCATGGAATTATCCATTGCTTCAAGGCTCATGGAAGCTTGCGCCCGCGTTAGCTGCTGGGAATACGCTAATCATCAAGCCTAGTGAGATTACACCATTAACAACGATTAAAGTTACAGAACTAATTGAAGAAGCTGGAATTCCTGAAGGTGTAGTGAATTTAGTGATGGGTTCGGGCGCCGAAACGGGTCAGATCCTTGCTGAGAGTCATTCCGTCGATCTCATATCATTCACGGGCGGCATTGAAACAGGGCGTAAAGTCATGACGGCAGCCGCAGAAAATTTTAAAAAAATTGCTCTTGAACTAGGTGGTAAAAACCCTAACATTGTATTTGCGGATGCCGATTTTAAAACGGCCGTTGACCAGGCTATGAATGCGATCTTTTTCCATGCTGGTCAAGTTTGTTCTGCTGGGGCCCGATTACTCGTTCAAGAGGAGCTTCACGATGACTTTGTAGAAGCTTTAGTGGAACGGACGAAGCAAATCAAACTGGGCAGCGGTTTCGATGACACTACTCAATCCGGCCCGCTTATTTCGAAAGAACATCGAGAAAAAGTAGAGCAATATATTCAGATTGGAATAGATGAAGGAGCTGACTTAGTAGTAGGTGGAAAACGGCCTCAAGCGGAAGAACTCCAATCCGGATTCTTCCTTGAACCAACGATTTTTACGAACTGTCGGTCATCGATGAGGATTGTACAGGAAGAAACGTTCGGTCCATTATTGACGGTTGAACGATTCAGTACTGAAGAGGAAGCTGTACAAACAGCGAATGATTCTAAGTACGGTCTTGCCGGTGCCGTGTGGACGACGGATATCAGGAAAGCAGAACGAGTTTCAAGCGAACTTCGAATGGGAACCGTATGGATTAATGACTTTCACCCTTATTTCGCCCAGGCCCCGTGGGGAGGCTATAAATCCTCTGGAATCGGCCGTGAACTCGGTAAACAGGGACTGGAGGAATATACCGAAGTTAAACATGTATTTGAAAATACAAATCCTGCGCCGCTGAACTGGTTTAAGTAA
- a CDS encoding ornithine--oxo-acid transaminase yields MTVSSQQIIDQTQEYGAKNYHPLPIVVAKAEGVWVEDPEGNRFMDMLSAYSAVNQGHRHPKIIQALHDQAGRVTLTSRAFHNDQLGPWYEKICKLTNKEMALPMNTGAEAVETAIKATRRWAYDVKGVAEDKAEIIACTGNFHGRTMTAVSLSSEEEYKRGFGPMLPGIKVIPYGDIEALKEAINENTAGFLFEPIQGEAGIVMPPEGFLKEAYEVCEKENVLYIADEIQAGLGRSGKMFACDWEGVTPDMMILGKALGGGVFPISCVVANKDVLGVFNPGSHGSTFGGNPLACAVSVASLDVIEEENLVDRSLELGRYMMDELKKIDNPAIKEVRGKGLFIGVELTEPARSYCEKLKEKGLLCKETHENVIRFAPPLVIEKDDLQWAIDQIKEVLK; encoded by the coding sequence ATGACTGTATCTAGTCAGCAAATCATCGACCAAACACAAGAGTACGGAGCTAAAAACTATCATCCCCTGCCGATCGTAGTTGCGAAAGCAGAAGGGGTTTGGGTAGAAGATCCTGAAGGAAATCGCTTTATGGATATGTTGAGTGCTTATTCCGCAGTGAATCAGGGCCACCGCCACCCCAAAATTATCCAGGCGCTCCATGACCAGGCAGGCCGTGTCACTTTGACTTCACGTGCCTTCCACAATGATCAACTTGGACCATGGTATGAAAAAATTTGTAAATTGACGAATAAAGAAATGGCTTTGCCTATGAACACTGGGGCAGAAGCAGTGGAAACAGCTATAAAAGCTACACGGCGATGGGCTTATGACGTCAAAGGCGTTGCCGAAGATAAAGCTGAAATTATTGCCTGCACAGGAAACTTCCATGGCCGAACAATGACAGCGGTTTCTTTATCTTCAGAGGAAGAATATAAACGCGGTTTCGGGCCGATGCTGCCTGGGATCAAAGTGATTCCATACGGTGACATTGAGGCACTAAAAGAAGCCATTAATGAAAATACAGCCGGATTCCTTTTCGAACCTATCCAGGGCGAAGCAGGAATTGTCATGCCTCCTGAAGGGTTTCTAAAAGAAGCATATGAGGTATGTGAGAAAGAAAACGTACTTTATATTGCTGACGAAATTCAGGCTGGTTTAGGACGAAGCGGCAAAATGTTCGCTTGTGACTGGGAAGGTGTAACACCTGACATGATGATCCTAGGAAAAGCTCTAGGCGGAGGTGTTTTCCCAATTTCCTGCGTGGTCGCAAACAAGGATGTACTCGGCGTCTTTAACCCTGGTTCCCACGGATCTACCTTTGGCGGAAATCCGCTGGCTTGTGCAGTGTCAGTCGCCTCACTTGATGTGATTGAAGAAGAGAATTTAGTAGATCGTTCACTTGAGCTTGGTCGTTATATGATGGACGAGCTCAAGAAAATCGATAACCCTGCCATTAAGGAAGTGCGCGGAAAAGGATTGTTCATCGGGGTTGAATTAACAGAACCAGCACGTTCTTACTGTGAGAAGTTAAAAGAAAAAGGGCTGTTATGTAAAGAAACACACGAAAATGTAATTCGCTTTGCCCCTCCACTTGTAATTGAGAAAGATGACTTACAATGGGCGATCGATCAGATCAAAGAGGTTTTGAAATAA
- a CDS encoding spore germination protein GerPB, translating into MNVTVHQTISIRFLRIGSVANSSIVQIGSSGVIQAKADLYNTGGYTGPGETAQPVSGQVTVPELEAAGTLVPLSVT; encoded by the coding sequence ATGAATGTGACTGTCCATCAAACGATTTCGATTCGCTTCTTGCGGATCGGATCGGTAGCCAACTCATCGATTGTTCAAATTGGAAGTTCTGGAGTTATTCAGGCTAAAGCAGACCTTTATAATACTGGAGGATACACAGGGCCTGGTGAAACAGCTCAGCCAGTTTCAGGGCAGGTTACTGTTCCAGAACTGGAGGCTGCTGGTACTCTTGTTCCACTTTCCGTAACCTAG
- a CDS encoding YisL family protein: MAHLHITSWVIAFVLVGLVTTFTRSGNEKAAKISHMILRLDYLLVLYSGGSLFAAYANYNALVIVKLLVGLWVITAMEMVCIKYKKKKPASGWWTQLIIAAVIALILGFGFLELGLLPA, from the coding sequence ATGGCACATTTACATATTACCTCATGGGTAATTGCCTTTGTTTTAGTAGGACTTGTAACGACATTTACTAGAAGTGGAAATGAAAAAGCGGCGAAAATCTCCCATATGATTTTGCGACTGGACTATTTATTGGTTCTTTACTCAGGTGGTTCACTTTTTGCAGCCTACGCCAACTATAATGCACTCGTTATTGTTAAACTGCTAGTCGGTTTGTGGGTGATCACAGCAATGGAAATGGTTTGCATTAAGTACAAGAAGAAAAAGCCTGCAAGTGGATGGTGGACACAGCTTATTATTGCTGCGGTTATCGCCCTGATCCTCGGTTTCGGTTTCTTAGAATTAGGGCTTTTGCCTGCCTAA